A single genomic interval of Lentimicrobium saccharophilum harbors:
- a CDS encoding iron chaperone has product MKVIFNTIDDYILGFKGDIQLILHRVRETIRAAAPEATEKISYGMPAFYLKGNLVHFAAHTHHLGFYPAPSGLEAFRKEISRYKNSKGAVQFPFDQPVPYELIAEIVRFRVAENLELAAIKKQQRRRPGNEPT; this is encoded by the coding sequence ATGAAGGTTATTTTCAACACGATTGATGATTATATCCTGGGTTTTAAGGGGGATATTCAACTGATCCTGCACAGGGTAAGGGAGACTATCCGTGCGGCGGCGCCTGAGGCTACCGAAAAGATCAGTTATGGGATGCCCGCTTTTTACCTGAAGGGAAATCTGGTACATTTTGCCGCGCACACCCACCATCTGGGATTTTATCCGGCACCATCGGGACTGGAGGCTTTCCGGAAAGAGATATCACGGTACAAAAATTCAAAAGGCGCGGTACAATTCCCCTTTGATCAACCGGTCCCTTATGAGCTGATTGCGGAGATTGTAAGGTTCAGGGTTGCGGAAAATCTGGAACTGGCTGCCATCAAAAAGCAACAGCGGCGCAGGCCGGGGAATGAACCAACCTGA
- a CDS encoding TolC family protein — MDECISRALEYNLQVRQAGLSLEISQVNREQAAASRFPTLDASVRQNFAWSDKQNVTGGYEFEGSNGSTASLNSGLTLFSGFRKQNSVKQASLDYQRALLDAESIRQDIALQVLDNYLQVLYAGELVNNSRNQLTSTGRQLELAGERLNLRIISMADYLQVKAQESAEKLTLANAEKQLLLSRISLMQLLEIPVHDTFAIATPDLSGAGLRPITDDAGLIYEKALEIRPEVKSASLQKKMAGYETDLARGAMLPTLSLSAGLSTSYSSLAEGLKFASQLDHNFSPVAGLTLSMPIFQQKQVKSQISLARISARSAEINEQSTLNQLRKNIETAWATVVAAEKEFQASEEQHRAMTASYEVATERFNQGIISPVDYLFEKTNLINAESKLLQSRYNLIFSYKELEFYQGKPLTL; from the coding sequence TTGGACGAATGCATCTCAAGGGCGCTGGAATACAACCTGCAGGTGCGTCAGGCCGGCCTTTCTTTGGAAATCAGTCAGGTGAACCGGGAGCAGGCAGCGGCTTCGCGCTTTCCCACGCTGGATGCATCCGTAAGGCAAAATTTCGCGTGGTCCGACAAACAAAATGTAACGGGCGGCTATGAATTTGAAGGGAGTAACGGAAGTACGGCTTCCCTGAATTCGGGCCTGACACTGTTTAGCGGTTTCAGGAAGCAAAATTCCGTCAAACAGGCTTCTCTTGACTATCAGCGCGCCTTACTTGACGCTGAAAGCATTCGACAAGACATTGCGCTTCAGGTGCTCGACAATTACCTACAGGTGTTATATGCCGGAGAACTGGTAAACAACAGCAGAAATCAGCTCACTTCCACGGGCAGGCAACTGGAGCTGGCCGGTGAACGGCTTAACCTGCGTATTATATCCATGGCGGACTACCTGCAGGTAAAGGCACAGGAATCGGCAGAGAAACTTACCCTGGCCAATGCAGAAAAGCAGTTGCTGCTGAGCAGGATCAGCCTGATGCAACTGCTTGAAATCCCTGTTCATGATACATTTGCCATTGCAACGCCCGATCTGTCAGGTGCCGGATTGCGACCGATCACGGACGATGCTGGGTTGATTTACGAAAAAGCCCTGGAAATCAGACCTGAGGTTAAAAGCGCTTCCCTGCAGAAAAAGATGGCCGGCTACGAAACGGATTTAGCCAGAGGCGCCATGCTGCCCACCCTCAGTCTGAGTGCAGGCCTGAGTACCAGTTACAGCAGTTTGGCTGAAGGGCTGAAGTTCGCCTCACAGCTTGACCATAACTTCTCCCCTGTGGCCGGCCTTACGCTTTCCATGCCCATTTTTCAGCAGAAACAGGTAAAATCGCAGATTTCCCTGGCCCGGATCAGCGCCCGGTCTGCGGAGATCAACGAACAGTCTACCCTGAACCAATTGCGCAAGAACATCGAAACCGCCTGGGCTACAGTGGTTGCCGCCGAAAAGGAATTTCAGGCTTCAGAGGAACAGCACAGGGCAATGACAGCCTCTTATGAAGTAGCCACGGAAAGATTCAATCAGGGGATTATCAGCCCTGTGGATTACCTCTTCGAAAAGACCAACCTGATCAATGCAGAAAGCAAACTGCTGCAGTCAAGGTATAACCTGATTTTCAGCTACAAGGAGCTGGAGTTTTACCAGGGGAAACCGCTGACTTTGTAA
- a CDS encoding porin family protein, which yields MKKCIIIVLIIIAGFCTIQSQAQSFILKAGMSLPDFYVNEGEDVEMTADYMMRTGFHAGLSADFTLNKVLSFEPGIMFSSKGAKSSDNDAGYRRDVVVALYYLDIPLLLRAGKAISDGIHIYAAAGPYAGVGLSGKSKITSEFSGVEEYNEVDVEWGDAEEEIKRLEFGATFGAGLEIGSFFIGAGYDLGITDISNIPGDHDDFDFKNRVLRITAGYRF from the coding sequence ATGAAAAAGTGTATCATCATCGTGTTAATTATTATAGCCGGATTTTGCACCATTCAGTCACAGGCGCAGTCTTTTATCCTGAAAGCAGGGATGAGCCTTCCGGATTTCTATGTTAACGAAGGTGAAGATGTGGAGATGACCGCAGATTATATGATGCGGACCGGATTTCATGCCGGCCTGTCCGCGGACTTTACACTGAATAAAGTGCTGTCTTTTGAACCGGGAATTATGTTCAGTTCAAAAGGGGCAAAGTCGTCAGACAACGATGCGGGCTATCGCCGCGATGTTGTCGTTGCGCTCTACTACCTGGACATTCCCCTCTTATTGAGAGCAGGCAAAGCAATAAGCGATGGTATTCATATTTATGCTGCTGCCGGGCCTTATGCCGGTGTGGGGCTTTCCGGCAAATCCAAAATTACCTCTGAGTTCAGCGGCGTTGAGGAGTACAATGAAGTGGATGTTGAATGGGGCGATGCGGAAGAAGAAATTAAAAGGCTTGAATTTGGTGCCACTTTTGGCGCCGGTCTTGAAATCGGATCTTTCTTTATAGGAGCAGGTTATGATCTGGGGATTACAGATATCTCCAATATCCCCGGGGATCATGATGATTTTGATTTTAAAAACAGGGTGCTGCGGATCACGGCTGGTTACCGTTTCTGA